GCGTTTTCAAGGACTGCGTCCCATCGCCGAGGTGCAGCGCAAGGGCGACAAGATGGAGGCCGTCTTCGGCATTTCGGGTGGACAGATCTCCTCGGACATGACCCGTGACGGCCGACGCGTAGAACTGGTCTTCCTGGGCCAGATCTTCGACGAGAAGGGAAAGGCGGTCAGCGACAAGCTCCCCATCAGCCGCTATTTTTCGATGAGCCTGAGCGATGACCAATACCAGGGCCTGACCAGCCAGGATCTGACGGGTCATCAGGAACTCGACCTGCCCCCCGGCACCTACAACCTGACGCTGGTGGCCGAGGACCGCGTGGCCGGAACCCTGGGCGCTCAGTCGGTGGAGTTCACGGTGTACTAAGAAGTCCGCGATGTCATAATCTCCCCTCGAATCGAAACCGACGCAAGCATTCGAGAAGGGAGCCGTGATGTCCAGCAGAGACTTTGGTGTGTTTTGGCTCGTCATCGCCCTGATGACGGCCAGCGGGATTTTGGCGCAGGAGGGCGAAGAAGCGGAGGCTTCGCCGGAGATCGATTTTTCCCAGCTTGAGTACCGGCATATCGGGCCCATCGGCAACCGGGTGTCGGCGGTGACGGGGGTTGCGGGGGACAGAAACGTCTACTTCGTGGGAGCGGCTTCGGGCGGGGTGTGGAAGTCGACTGATGCGGGAGTCCACTGGAAGCCGGTTTTCGACAAGCAGCCGGTGCAGTCGATCGGGTCCATCGCCGTGGCGCCCTCCGATCCCAACGTGGTCTGGGTGGGGACGGGCGAGTCCAAAGTGCGCTCCAACATTTCCCACGGGATGGGCGTCTACAAGTCGGTCGACGGGGGCGAGTCGTGGGAGCTGAAGGGGCTGGAAGAAGCGGGACGCATCTCGCGGGTGCTGATTCATCCTCACAATTCCGAGGTGGTGTACGTGGCGGCCCTGGGGCACCTTTACGGTCCTCAGGAGGTCAAGGGAGTGTGGCGGACGCGGGACGGGGGCGACAACTGGGAACAGGTGCTCTTCGTGGACGAGAACACAGGCCCCTCCGACCTGGTGATGGATCCCAACAATCCCCGTGTGCTGCTGGCGGGAATGTGGGAGATGGAAATCCGCACCTGGGGACGCACCAGCGGAGGCTCGGCGGGCGGACTCTTCATCTCCCGCGACGCCGGAGACTCCTGGGAAAAGCTCGCCGGCAAGGGCCTGCCCGACCCTCCCACAGGACGCATCGGCCTGAGCATGACGCCGGCCGATTCCTCCCGCATCTACGCCCTCATCGAAACCAACGTCAACCGCGACTTCGCCGAGTTGACCGAGCACCAGGGCGAGCTGTGGCGCTCGGACGACGGCGGAGGCCAGTGGAAGCTGATGAACTCCAACAACGCCTTGGTGCAGCGTCCTCACTACTACTCGCGGCTGGCGGCGGCGCCAGACGACGCCGACGAGGTGCACTTTCTGGCCACGCTGCACACCCGCTCGCTGGACGGGGGAAAGACCATCGAAGAGGTGGGAGCGGGAGGCGACCACCACGCCATCTGGATCGACCCCCTCATACCAGACCGCATCATCGTGGGACACGATCAGGGCATCAGCATCTCCGTCAACCGGGGCGAGAGCTGGATGCGTCCTCAACTGCCCATCGCCCAGATGTATCACGTGGCCACCGACAACGAGATTCCCTACAACGTCTACGGCAACCGTCAGGACGGAGCCTCGGCCCGCGGACCGTCCAACTCGCTGACCCCCGGCGAAATCCCCATCGGCGCCTGGCACAGCGTGGGCGGGTGCGAGTCGGGATTCGCCGTGCCCGACCCGGTCGATTCCAACATCGTCTGGTCGGGATGCTATGAAGGCATCCTCGACCGCTACGACCATCGCAGCGGACAGGCCCGCAACGTCATGGTCTGGCCCGACAATCCCGAGGGATGGGCCGCCGCGCCGCTGCGCTACCGCTTTCAATGGACCTTCCCGGTCACCATCTCGCCCCACGATCACCGGCGCGTCTACGTAGGCAGCCAGCATGTTCACGTGACCGAGGACGGGGGACAGTCCTACCGGGTCATCTCCCCCGACCTGACCAGCAACGACAAGTCCAAGCAGCAGAAAACAGGCGGACTCACCCCCGACGACGTCTCCCCCACCTACGCCGCCGTCCTCTTCGCCATCGCCGAATCGCCCCTCAATGAGGGCGAAATCTGGGCCGGCTCCAACGACGGCAAGCTGCATCTGAGCCGCGACGGCGGCGGGTCCTGGACCGACCTGAGCGGCAACCTGCCCGAGTGGCCCGAGTGGGGCACGGTATCCAACATCGAGCCCTCGCGCCATCGGCCGGGCAAGGCCTACCTGACGGTGGACGCCCATCAGGTCAACGACTTCGACCCCTACGTCTACCTGACCGAGGACTGGGGAGCGTCCTGGAAGCGCATCGACGCCGGACTGCCCCGCCACCCGCTGAGCTGGACCCACTGCGTGCGCGAAGACCCCCGGCGCGCCGGACTGCTCTACGTGGGCACCGAGAACGCCTTGCACGCCAGCTTCGACGACGGAGCCTCCTGGCAGAGCCTGCAGAACAACCTGCCCCACGCTCCCGTCCACTGGATCGACATCCAGCCCCACTTCAACGACCTGGTGGTGGCCACCTACGGACGCGGGTTCTGGATTCTCGACGACATCACTCCCTTGCAGCTCTGGG
This window of the Acidobacteriota bacterium genome carries:
- a CDS encoding sialidase encodes the protein MSSRDFGVFWLVIALMTASGILAQEGEEAEASPEIDFSQLEYRHIGPIGNRVSAVTGVAGDRNVYFVGAASGGVWKSTDAGVHWKPVFDKQPVQSIGSIAVAPSDPNVVWVGTGESKVRSNISHGMGVYKSVDGGESWELKGLEEAGRISRVLIHPHNSEVVYVAALGHLYGPQEVKGVWRTRDGGDNWEQVLFVDENTGPSDLVMDPNNPRVLLAGMWEMEIRTWGRTSGGSAGGLFISRDAGDSWEKLAGKGLPDPPTGRIGLSMTPADSSRIYALIETNVNRDFAELTEHQGELWRSDDGGGQWKLMNSNNALVQRPHYYSRLAAAPDDADEVHFLATLHTRSLDGGKTIEEVGAGGDHHAIWIDPLIPDRIIVGHDQGISISVNRGESWMRPQLPIAQMYHVATDNEIPYNVYGNRQDGASARGPSNSLTPGEIPIGAWHSVGGCESGFAVPDPVDSNIVWSGCYEGILDRYDHRSGQARNVMVWPDNPEGWAAAPLRYRFQWTFPVTISPHDHRRVYVGSQHVHVTEDGGQSYRVISPDLTSNDKSKQQKTGGLTPDDVSPTYAAVLFAIAESPLNEGEIWAGSNDGKLHLSRDGGGSWTDLSGNLPEWPEWGTVSNIEPSRHRPGKAYLTVDAHQVNDFDPYVYLTEDWGASWKRIDAGLPRHPLSWTHCVREDPRRAGLLYVGTENALHASFDDGASWQSLQNNLPHAPVHWIDIQPHFNDLVVATYGRGFWILDDITPLQLWDRDALGETARLFPPRPAYRFRYKEPPRSHPYDAAAGDNPDYGATIHYFLPGDAEEEDGQEDPAEKEEANEAEDAEDREVRIEILNSAGEVVRTLPDPDEGLDEDTPGDRPWGSTDPLPAKPGLNRVVWDLRHGPSKLPRLRTKPLEASRTSLPDRGWRPLVEGSRIAPLAAPGSYTVRLTVDGSSHEQSLQVLEDPHSPGGLDEVRQQVDLVLELRSDLDQVVDMINEIEWIRRQLTDLRQRLQSLKDDSVQPAIDAAQDLDEQLQELEGRFFDLRLTGGNAFQDTLRWPRRLYSKLGSLARYIHQSDYPATDQQREVHGLYQDQIAQARSDLDALLAQLSEFNQTLRESNLSGVISKD